The genomic stretch GTAAAAAACTGGAAGACATTCCTTTAAAATTCATACATTAATGAAAATTTCAGATAAAAAAACCTGTCAGGTTTCTGGAACCTGACAGGTTAAGTCAACATAATTTACAGTTAACTACTTTTCTTTACCATTCAGCATCAGCATGTCGCTGATGTGGATTTCGGTGGTGTTGTGTTTGGCACCTTCCTTGTCTTCCCATTGACGGTAGATCAGCTTGCCTTCAGCAGCAATTTCATTACCTTTTTTGAGGTATTTTTCGCAGATCTCGGCAAGCTTTCCCCAGGCCACAAGGTTGTGCCAGGTGGTTTGCTTTACCTTTTCGCCATTGTTCATGTACTC from Bacteroidales bacterium encodes the following:
- a CDS encoding single-stranded DNA-binding protein codes for the protein MNAMRNRVQLIGRLGQNPETKEFDKGRKLVRMSIATNEEYMNNGEKVKQTTWHNLVAWGKLAEICEKYLKKGNEIAAEGKLIYRQWEDKEGAKHNTTEIHISDMLMLNGKEK